Proteins co-encoded in one Arachis hypogaea cultivar Tifrunner chromosome 11, arahy.Tifrunner.gnm2.J5K5, whole genome shotgun sequence genomic window:
- the LOC112722292 gene encoding L-type lectin-domain containing receptor kinase S.1 codes for MDTLQFFLFIFQLLLCLNPISAVDFLFNSFTGITNTTNVTLIADALVDSSVVRMTNDSNQYSFGRAFYPKKVTIKKPFPSSSSSSNFSSFSASFVFSILPQIPTSPGFGLAFVLCNTTSPPGALASQYFGLFTNATSPPLFPLLAVEFDTGQNPEFGDPDDNHLGIDLNNIVSKKTQSAGYYNSTGGFVPLRMRTGQNVHAWIDFDGETMQINVTVAPAGLPRPMKPTLSYTDPEMANYLSSDMFVGFSASKTNWIEEQRVLAWSFSTLGSARDINTTNLPAFQPTTSSSSLSGGAIAGIVLGCVAFVAILVSICYLWWRKKMKEQEEEIEDWELEYWPHRFSYDELRTATGEFRRENLLGSGGFGRVYRGMLQNKTEVAVKCVNHDSKQGVREFMAEISSMGRLQHKNLVQMRGWCRKGNELMLVYDFMPNGSLNKWVFDNPPKLLEWGRRRRVLVDVAEGLNYLHHGWDQVVIHRDIKSSNILLDSEMRGRLGDFGLAKLYQQGEVPNTTRVVGTLGYLATELATVAVPTSASDVYSFGVVLLEVACGRRPIETSAAEEEVVLIDWVRELYARGRMCDAADPRIEGEYEVGDMEMVLKLGLACCHPEPQRRPTMKEVVAVLVGDNVAEEPGKVLSDLVRGDGGGPEKEEETTALQGNLPD; via the exons ATGGACACCCTCCAATTTTTCCTCTTCATATTCCAGCTTTTACTCTGCCTCAACCCAATCTCCGCGGTGGACTTCCTCTTCAACTCCTTCACTGGCATCACCAACACCACCAACGTGACCCTCATCGCCGACGCACTCGTAGACTCCTCCGTCGTCCGCATGACCAACGACTCCAACCAATACTCCTTCGGCAGAGCCTTCTACCCTAAAAAAGTCACCATCAAGAAAcccttcccttcttcttcttcttcaagcaactTCTCTTCCTTCTCAGCCTCCTTCGTCTTCTCCATCTTGCCGCAGATCCCGACGAGTCCCGGCTTTGGCCTCGCTTTCGTTCTCTGCAACACAACCTCCCCTCCCGGCGCACTCGCCAGCCAGTACTTCGGTCTCTTCACCAACGCCACCTCACCTCCCCTGTTCCCGCTCCTCGCCGTCGAGTTTGACACAGGCCAGAACCCTGAGTTCGGCGACCCCGACGACAACCACCTCGGCATCGACCTCAACAACATCGTCTCCAAGAAAACTCAGTCCGCAGGGTACTACAACTCCACCGGAGGATTCGTCCCCCTTCGAATGCGAACGGGACAGAACGTTCACGCTTGGATCGATTTCGACGGCGAGACTATGCAGATCAACGTCACCGTCGCTCCGGCGGGCCTTCCCCGCCCGATGAAGCCAACTCTCTCGTACACAGACCCGGAAATGGCGAACTACTTGTCTTCTGATATGTTCGTTGGGTTCTCTGCTTCGAAAACCAATTGGATCGAGGAACAGAGAGTACTCGCATGGAGTTTCAGCACTTTAGGTTCCGCAAGAGACATAAACACAACTAATTTACCAGCTTTCCAGCCTACAacctcctcttcctctctctccggCGGCGCAATCGCCGGAATCGTTCTCGGCTGCGTCGCTTTCGTGGCAATCTTGGTCTCGATCTGTTACCTGTGGTGGCGAAAGAAGATGAAGGAGCAAGAAGAAGAGATCGAGGATTGGGAACTGGAGTACTGGCCCCACAGATTCTCCTACGACGAACTCAGAACCGCAACGGGAGAATTCAGGAGGGAGAATCTTCTAGGCTCCGGCGGGTTTGGAAGAGTATACAGAGGAATGCTTCAGAACAAAACAGAGGTTGCGGTGAAATGCGTCAACCACGACTCAAAGCAAGGCGTGAGGGAATTCATGGCGGAAATTTCAAGCATGGGGAGACTGCAGCACAAGAACTTGGTCCAAATGAGAGGGTGGTGCAGAAAAGGAAACGAGCTTATGCTGGTTTATGACTTCATGCCCAACGGGAGCCTCAACAAGTGGGTGTTTGACAACCCGCCGAAGCTTCTAGAATGGGGGAGGAGGCGAAGGGTGCTCGTCGACGTGGCGGAGGGGCTCAACTACCTTCATCACGGGTGGGACCAG GTTGTTATTCACAGGGATATTAAGTCTAGTAATATCTTGCTAGACTCTGAAATGAGGGGGAGGCTTGGGGACTTTGGTTTGGCGAAGCTATACCAGCAGGGGGAGGTTCCCAACACCACGCGTGTCGTTGGCACATTGGGGTACCTCGCGACAGAGTTGGCTACCGTGGCGGTGCCAACTTCGGCAAGTGATGTTTATAGTTTTGGAGTGGTGCTTTTGGAGGTGGCATGTGGGAGGAGGCCCATTGAGACGTCGGCGgcggaggaggaggtggtgctAATTGACTGGGTGAGGGAGCTGTACGCCCGGGGGAGGATGTGTGACGCTGCGGACCCGAGGATTGAAGGGGAGTATGAGGTTGGGGACATGGAGATGGTGCTCAAGCTTGGGTTGGCTTGTTGCCACCCTGAGCCTCAGAGGAGGCCAACGATGAAGGAGGTGGTTGCAGTGCTTGTGGGGGACAATGTTGCGGAGGAGCCGGGGAAAGTGTTGTCTGATTTGGTGCGTGGCGACGGTGGTGGTccggagaaagaggaggagaccACGGCTTTACAGGGAAACCTTCCGGATTGA